A segment of the Candidatus Sumerlaea chitinivorans genome:
ATTGGGTGTTCCTCCTTTTCCGAAACTTCGCTTGCCTGGACGCATTGGGGCCGTGGTGGGAGTTGTTGTCGTGCTCATCGCGATTTGTACCGGCGGGGCTTGGTGGCTTCTTCAGCGAGAAAAAGAGGCGTTGCGGCGTGAACTTGCGGTCGCTCAAGCTACTCCCTCCCCCACCCCGACACCTCAGCGCACACCAAAGATCGAGAATCCACGAGAAAGGCCTTCTCCCACTCCACGCCCAAATCCCTCACGGTCGAATCCCCCTCAGCAGGGCTCTGTGGAAGACGGAGTCCTCCCCACTCAAGAAGTAAAACTTTTGGCGAAGCATGGGTGGACGGTCGTAGCCTCCACGGAGTCAGTGGACAATTACTTGGGGAAAGAGGAGCCCGTGCTGCTACTGGTATTCGATCCGCAATGTGAGGAATGTCAGGCTTTTATTCGTGGAGGACTGGAGACCGACGAATTGGCCAAGCTGCCGGTGAGACTGATTGCAGTCGAACAGTCGAGTTTTTATGGCCCCTTATCCCGTGAGGTGAAAAACGTGCCGACCCTCATGCTCGTAGATCAAGATCGGAAAATCCGTTTTAAACATGAGGGACGGATGAGCACGAGTGCGCTTTTGCGCGAAATTGAGAAAGCACTTGGAAGCTAAGTTTCGGGCTAAGCCACACGCGCGTACGCCCCTTGCCCACGCTGACCTGAATTCGAGAACAAGCCTGCAGTGGAAGGAGTAACCTTCGGAATCAGGTATTGCACGGGTCGTTGTTGGTGGCAGCTCTGGCGGATGCTTGGCGGCGCCAATAGATTGCGAATGCGCCTGCGAGTGCGAACAAACTTAGCCACTGAGAAGTCGACAAAGCCCCAAAGAAACCGCGAATTTGGTCGCCTCGCAGGAACTCCAAGAGAAAGCGGGCGACGGAATATGCCATCACGTAGACCAGCGCAATGTGGCCATCAAAGCGGCGCCGGCGCCACAGCCACAAGAGGGCGGCTGCTAAGCCAAGATTAAAAAGCGCCTCTAAAATAGGTGTAGCATAGACCGGCAGCGAATAGGCATCGGCCGTCGTAACCCATCCTTGCTCAAGGTGATCGAGGTAAGGCCACGAACCCGTAATGGCTCCATCTGGCCCCGTGAGACGCGGGTAACGGATCGCGATGAGATGACCGAGCCAGCCGTGGGCCGGGGCACCATAACAGCACCCGGCAAACAGGCATCCGATCCTGCCAAAGCAGTGCGCAAGTGCGACGGCTGGTGCGAAGACGTCCGCAACTAAAGCAAAAGGCACTTTCTTGAATCGGCAGTACGCGTACAGGGCAGCGAGTCCGCAGAAAAATCCCCCCAAAAAAACCATGCCACCGGAATTGAAGAGGGCGGCTACCGGATCGCGGAGCGTAGCGCGCCACTCAATTGCCATATAAGTGAGACGACCGCCGGCAAGCCCCGCAAGAACGACATAAAAGACCGCATCAAGCGCAAATCCCTCTGGCAACTGGGCGCGACGAGCAAGACGAGTGGCAAGCCACGTCCCCACAAGAATCCCTGTGGCCACGAACATACCGTAGGTTGGCAGGTGAAAGAGTCCCAAAACGGAAAGATACGGTTTCATCGCTCAAAACAATGCAACTTGGAAGGGCAAGAAATTCGATTCTGTCCTTGCAACACTGCGCCAAAATGGCACAGGATTACTCGTAGAGGCAGGTGGGTCCGCTCAGATCCGGGGCGGGTGATTAAAGAAAACCCAAGGACTCCCTACCTTTAGGCGTGGCACCCGACTTGCTAACATTTGCATACCGAAAAGGCGCGAAACGCGCTTGTTGGAGGAAGAATCGTATGTTTATGAGAAAAGACGGACTTAGGCTATGCGTCTTTGCCACACTACTCGTGGCTCTGAGCGGTTTTGTGCGCGCAGACCAAGTCATAACGCGTGAGACTTTTCGCAACGTAGCTCGGAAAGTCTCGCCGGCGGTGGTAAATGTTAAGGTTCGAAGTAACATCCAATTCTCAGCCTCGGCGCCGAGTAAACTGATCCTGCCACCGGGCTTGGGGCTGGATGAAGGACTGCGAGAGGAATTGGAACGCCTCCACGAGCAGTTCTCCCCCTATATGACCCCGCGCGATGAAGAAGAGTTTAAGTATGCGCGGTCAGCCTCAGGGGTGATCATTCGACCCGAGGGTTACATTGTGACAAGCAACCACGTGATCGAGGACGTGGACCCAGCCAGTCTTGAAGTCTCGCTGCCAGATGGGCGAACCTTCACGAATGTCGAGTTGGTAGGCACGGACAAACTGACGGATTTGGCCGTTCTCAAAATTGACGGCAAGGATCTGCCCAGCGCCACATGGGGTGACTCCGACAAGCTGGAAGTCGGCGATATGGTTGTTGCCATCGGGAACCCCCTCGATTTCACGAATAGTGTCTCAGAGGGTATCATCAGCGCAAAGCATCGCGTGATCCGCAAAGCGCCGATCGAGGATTTACTGCAAACTACCGCAATGATTAATCCCGGCAACTCGGGTGGTGCATTGGTGAACTTGGATGGCGAAGTTGTGGGCATCAATATGGCCATCGCTACGAGTACGGGGATGTGGTCGGGACTTGGTTTCGCAATCCCGAGCAAAACAGCTCGTGACGTCACAGATCAGATCATTGCGAAAGGTCGCGTATCGCGGGGCTACCTTGGGATTGAAATGGATCCTTTGCGCAACGCCTTGGCCCGCCAACTTAACTACGATGGGAAATATGGGATTGTTGTGAAGAACGTCAACAAGGGCACCCCCGCGGAGCAGGCGGGGCTCCAGCGCTATGACATCATTGCCAAGGTCAACGGCGTGGAGATTAAAGACATTGATGACATGCACCGGAACATCGGAACGCGAGCTCCCGGCGATACCGTGGAACTCGAGGTGTGGCGCGACGAAGGCGGAAGTAAGCCCGTGAAAAAAATCATTCGCGTGCAGTTGGGCGAGCGGCCCACGGAGAAAGAACTTGCAGCGCGCAATCGGGCAATTGAGCAGCCCCTGCCCGGGAAAAAGGTTTCGCCTGAGCTTCTGGGGCTGGTTGTCTCGGTAGCGCCAGACAAACGCGGATTGATTATTGACGACGTCGAGAGTGGGAGTCCAGCGGCGCGTGGCGGCCTTGCGAAAGGTGACCGTATCCTGCAGGTCAACAAACAAGACGTCAACAGCGTGGAAGAACTGCGTGGCGCACTTCGAAAAAGTTCTGGAGAAGGACATTTGTTTTTCATTGAACGTGACGGATCGTCTGCTATGGTAACGATCAGTGAAAAGCCATAAGCGGCCGAGAATCTTGGCGGCTTGCGGTGGATGCCTCCCTCCTCCCCCCCCTGCCCCGGCACCACCCAAGCCGCCAAGCACTTTCCCTCCCACCTTGGAATACTCAACACCGTGGGAAAGCCACGAACACTGAACTTACAGATGCTAAAGTGGAGGAATTATGAATTCGGACATTCAAGCCATTACCGAACGAGTAAAGGGCGAACACCCAAGCATCGAGCGGGTGCTGGCTGAGATCGGCAAAGTCATCGTGGGTCAAAAGCCGATGATCGAACGCTTGCTCATCGGTCTTCTCACGAACGGTCACGTGCTGCTCGAAGGTGTACCGGGTTTGGCAAAGACGCTCGCGGTGAGAACGCTGGCTCGTACTATTCGGGCACATTTCCAGCGCATTCAGTTTACTCCGGATCTTTTACCGGCTGATCTTATTGGGACACTCATTTATAATCAGAAGGACGGTACTTTTACTCCCAGAAAAGGCCCGATTTTTGCCAATCTCATCCTTGCTGACGAAGTCAACCGGGCTCCAGCAAAGGTCCAAAGTGCGCTGCTTGAAGCCATGCAGGAGCACCAAGTGACGATTGGCGATACCACGTATTCGCTGCCCGAACCTTTCCTCGTGTTAGCAACCCAGAACCCAATTGAACAAGAAGGTACCTACCCGTTGCCCGAGGCTCAGGTTGACCGCTTCATGCTCAAACTGCGGATTTTCTACCCCAACAAGAGTGAAGAGAAACGGATACTGGATCGCATGACGGAGGGGGATGGAACCCTCGCGGGAGGCGGCGAGAAAATGCTCGCCGATCCGTTGCAAGAGTTCAACGTCGAACCTGTCGTTAGCACCGAAGATATCATGCGGATGCGCGGAGTCGTCCGGCAAATCTACGTTGATGAAAAGGTGAAGAATTACATCCTCGACGTGATTTTTGCGACTCGTCAGCCAGCTGAGTACAAGCTCGACATTGCTCCGTATATAAAGTACGGAGCAAGCCCGCGAGCGACCATCGCCCTCACCATGGCAGCAAAGGCTTACGCCTTTTTGCGCGGACGCGGACATGTGACACCCGACGATGTAAAAACGGTAGCAGCGGACGTGCTGCGTCATCGAATTATTCTCACCTACGAAGCTGAGGCAGAAGACGTAACCAGCGAAGCAATCATCCGGGCAATCTTCGAACAAGTGCCCGTGCCGTGACCAAGGGGGATCAGATCGCATGGTGACGACGGGACCATCTGAACATCGCGCGGCAAGAGGACTCCCCCGTGATCTTTTGGCCAAGATCCGGCGCCTCGAGATTGTGACGCGTCGAATGGTCAATGAAGTCGTTGCGGGTCGCTACCACAGCGTTTTCAAGGGGCGCGGGATGGAGTTTGCGGAGGTCCGCGAGTACACCATTGGCGATGACGTGCGCACTATTGACTGGAATGTTACAGCACGCACGGGAGCGCCCCACGTTAAGACGTTTGTGGAAGAACGTGAGCTCAGCGTGATGTTGCTGGTGGACCTCAGTGGCTCGACGGATTTCGGCACAGCGGGAAGGCTCAAGTCGGAAATCGCCGCAGAACTTTGTGCGCTGTTGGCGTTCAGCGCGATCAAGAATAATGACCGGGTCGGGCTACTGATCTTCACAGACCACGTGGAAAAGATTATTCCGCCGCGTAAGGGACGAAATCACGTGCTACGGGTGATTCGTGAGGTTCTGACCTTCCAACCTCAATCCCGCGGGACGAACTTTCCGGAAGCGGTCAATCGCACGCTCCGACTCTTAAAACGGAAAAGCGTTGTATTCGTGATTAGCGATTTTTGGGCGGGCCAGCTTCGCCGACCTCTGGCGCTCTTGAACAAAAAACATGACTTGATCGCCCTCGTAGTCCGCGACCCCCGGGAGTTTTCGCTACCACCTGTGGGAATCCTGACTTTGGAAGATCCTGAGACACGAGAAGTGCTGACCGTGGACACTTTTGATCCCTATTTCCGGCGCCGATATGAGGAACTTGTGCGGCAGCGTCATCAGGAACTCGAAACCATGTTTCGGCGGATGCAAGTCGATTTCGCCCTTATTGAGACCGATAAGCCTTACGTCGAGCGGATCGTAAGAATCTTTGAGAAACGAGCGATGAGGTACTGAAGAATGAGGAGAAGAAAACTTCGCGCTGAACAACCGGAGGAGGAACAGGCGGGAGCGCCCCCCAGACTTCGGGCAGGACTGTATTGGACTCTCCTTGCCGTGTTGGTGGTTGTCGCCGTGTGGAGCTACGATCGAAGGGAGCTGAAAGAGGCCCGCGCACACATGGAACAAGCCACACGCTACGAGCAGCAGTCCGATTACCTGAACGCGCTTAAGGAATATCGTGCTGCAATGGAGAATCCGCGCGTAAGTCGTCGCCAGAAGGCGGAACTTGCCATCAAAATGGCAGAGATTTATCAGGACCAACTGCGCGACGACGAACTCGCCCTTGTTTATTTCAAGCGAGCGCAACGGTGGTATCCCCGAAGCATCGCTTCCGCAGAGATCAAATCGCGCATTACAGAGGCTCAGAAGCGACTTCAGTCCGGGCAAAAAGACGAAGCAGGTGCGCCCGTCGAGTCGGCATCTGAGGAGCTGACTTTAGCGGAGGCGCCGAGTGAGCCCCTTGTTCCTGCACCGGAAAGCGACCGGGAAGGCCCCGTCGTTGCGCGGATTGGATACGACGAGATTCATGCGGCGGCGCTGGCGCGCTTGCTATTACGCCAAAGCGATGCCGAGTGGCTTCTCCAGCATCCCGACGATCCGAAGCTCGATAAGTTTTTTGACACACAATTGGAGCGGGAGCTTTTGTTCCGGGGCGCTATAGCTGAAGGCTACCATCGGTTGCAAGCTGTCCATGAGCGCCTGTACGATTATCAGCGGACACTTCTCTCGCAGCAATATGCCAAAGAGGTGGAAGAAAAGGCCAAGGTGGTGACCGACGAAGAAGTTCGTCGGTTCTGGGAGGAAAACAAGAAGCGCTTCTCGTCGCCTGAACGCCTTGTCGTTGGCATCATCCGCCATACAACGGAAAGTGTCGTTCTCCAGGCAAAAGAGCGCCTTGCGCGGGGCGAAGACTGGGCAAAAGTTGCCGAAGCAGTCATGGGTCCCGAATCAGAAATCTCCAAGGGAATCGCTGGGACCATGTCCGCCGACGACGATGTTGTTCCGCTCATCGGAAAAGCGCCAGATCTCGCAAAAGCTCTTCGCGAAAGTAAGGAGGGAGAGGTCCTTGGACCTATTCAACGCGACGGGACCTATGTGCTGATTAGCATTCGCGGGAGAATCCCGCGGAAAGAATCCACGCTCGACGAAGTGCGTGGACAGATTGAGGTCATGCTGCGCTCCCGAAAGCTTTCGGAAGGGAACAAGACGTTCTTCGAGCAACTGAAGAAGAAACTCGGCTTCGAGGTGGATGCGCGAGCAAAAGCACTCGTGGTGGGCTACGCTAAAAAACTCAAGGCAGAGCAAGAGGGGACAACGGTCACCGCGACCAACGACGCCCCCAAAACGGAGGAGACCCCTGCACAGCCGTGAGTGGTAGGTTTCTACACGTTCAGACTGTCCTCGCTGCTGCAGTCACGGTTATGTTGTTGCTCGTCGTTGCCACGTGCGCAAGCGCGTCCGTCAAGCTCACCGACTATACAGTTGCCCCCGCGGAGGGACGAGTTGGCGATGTCTTCACGCTAAGCCTTCAGCTCGATGGCATGACGACCCAGATCCGTGAGATTCGAGCACTGATCGACGAAAACGACGTGCTTTCCAGTTGGACGCAGATTGGACGGCCAGAAGTGCGCGTGCGAGATGAGGGCAGAAAAACTGCTGAAGCCATCCTCCGACTTCAAGCTTTGCAGCCGGGCCGGCTCCACTTGCCGCCGGTAGAAATTACCGCCGATAGTGGAGCCACAACTTTCACTGTGTTCACGCTCGATGCAGAGATTCCAGTTAGCTCGACCCTCACCGCTGCTGATGAGGAAGTAACAAGTGCGCGGATCGCTCTTCTGGAGGTCATCCCACGCTGGGTCTTCTGGTTACTTTACGGACTGGTAGGGGCGATCGTGGGTGGCCTCGCGGCAGCCATAGCTTTTGCTCTTGTTCGCTGGTGGCGCCGCACTCATGCACCGCAACCGAAAACTTTGGACGAATGGGCGCTCGACCAGCTTCAAGCGTTGGAAACGGCCGACCTTCTTGAGCGCAAGCGTTTCAAGGAATTCTACACAAGCCTTTCTGACGTTATCCGGGAATACATGGGACGCTTGTTCGAGTTCGATGCGATGGAGCTGACGAGCAGTGAATTGCTGGACCGTGTGGCGGACAAGCCTCTCGACGACGAGGTGCGAACCGACCTGACCAAGCTGCTTGAGGAGAGTGACTTGGTCAAGTTTGCCAAGTACGTTCCTGAGATCGCCGAGTGCCGACGCTCACTCGATCGGGCACGCCGAATCATTCGCCGTACCGCACCATTGCTGAAGCCACCGGAAGGTGAAAATTCACGGCGGGAGGAAGCGTAATGAAACCGGCATGGCTTACGCTTTTTGCTCCTGCGACTGAAGGGGATTATTTCCGCTTTGCCACGCCGCAGTACCTTTGGGGGCTTCTGGCCATTCCGGTGCTCTGGCTTTTATTTGAGTATTTGGATCGCCACCCACGCGTCACGCTGCGTTTCGCCACAATCCAGATCCTGAAAATGGCGCGACCGAGTAGCGGGCGCTGGCAATCGCGCACAGTGCGTTTCTTTCGAATTCTCAGTATCGCGCTATGCGTGCTCGCCCTTGCACGGCCACAATATGGACGCGTCGAACGGAAAAGCTTTAGCGAGGGCATTGACATCATGCTTGTGCTCGATGTGTCAGGCTCGATGCGCTCGCAGGACTTTGTGCCGAACCGGTTAGAAGCCGCCAAAGAGGTGCTCAAAGAATTCGTCGCGAATCGGCAAGGCGATCGAATTGGATTGGTCATCTTTGCCGCTACCGCTGCAAGCCTTGTACCCCTGACATTGGATCATGTGGTGGTGCAACAGTTTATTGAGCGGGTACGCTTCGGCTTATTGGATGAGAACAGCACCGCAATTGGCCTTGGGATCATGACGGGACTGAAAAAGCTCGAGCGCAGCGACGCCAAAAGCAAAATCATGATCTTACTGACGGATGGGCAGAACAACGCGGGCAATGTAGACCCGCTCACTGCGGCGGAAGCAGCGCGGGCAATGAAGGTACGTATCTATACCATTGGGGTGGGGACCGAAAACGTTCCAGCAGGTCTGTTTGGGTTTACCGCTCCGGACGCAGGACTGGACGAAAAAACGCTGAAAGAAATCGCAAGCAAGACAGGGGGGCTCTACTTTCACGCTACGGATAACGCTAAGCTTCGTGGGATTTACGAGCAGATCGACAAGCTTGAGAAAACCAGGATCGAGTCTACGCAGTTCGACAATTTCAACGAACTGGCCCCGTGGTTCCTGGCCGGGGCCCTCGCGGTGCTGATACTGGAAATCCTCTTTGCAACGACACGAGGAATGAGGTTGCCGCTGTGAGATTCGCAAACCCACATTTCCTTTGGTTGCTTTTTGCGCTACCTGCTCTTATGGGATTGATGGCTTTGCGCGGATGGCGCCGCCGCCGGTTGTTGGCCCGCTTCGCGGATTCATCCCTCCACCCCTATCTCGCGCCGAACTTTTCGCCACATCTCTACCGAATTAAGCAAATGCTTCTGGTTGCAGCTGCAGCTCTGCTCATCATCGGGGGCGCACGGCCTCAATGGGGATACGAAGAGCGGCGTATCGTTAGCCGCGGCATCGATTTGTTGATCGCCGTGGATGTGTCGCAGAGCATGCTTGCTCAGGACTATAAGCCAAACCGCTTGGCCCGCGCAAAGGACCTTCTTCAGAATATCCTATGGGAGTTGAAAGGCGACCGGGTTGGCATCATCGCTTTTGCAGGGGAGGCTGTGATTCAGTGCCCTCTTACGATTGACTACGGTATGGCGAAGGCCGCCCTTGATACACTGGACACGAATGCGGTGGCCACTCCGGGAACCCATATCGGCGCCGCGATTGATGCTGCGATTCGTGCGTTCGATACAGCGGCAAGTGGCGAACGAGTCCTAATTCTCCTCACCGACGGCGAAGACAATGAGGGGCAGGGCGTTACGATGGCAGAGAAGGCCAAAGCCCACAAAATCCGGATCCACACGATCGGGATCGGAACAAGTGAGGGCATGCCCATCCCGGTCGAGGGGGGAAGTTACAAACAAGACAAAGAAGGCCGACTTGTTGCGACAAAGCTCGACTTCGCCACGCTTTCGAAAATCGCAGAGATCACCGGAGGACAAGCTATAAAAGCCAACCCAGAAGGCATTGCGGAGCTGGTGCCTATTCTCAGCGACATAGAAAAGACAGTAAAGACCCAACAACAGGACACTGTGTTCCGCGTGTACACAGAACGATTCGCGTGGTTTGTGATTCCGGCACTTCTTTTGCTTTGTATCGAGGCGCTCATGCAGTGCTACGTTCGCCGTGAAATTCCTTGGCGGGGAAGTGTGCTCGAGCAATGAGACGTTGGGTTTACATAGTGCTGGGAGCATGTGCGCTTGCGTGCGCGGCTACGGGCTGGTCGGCTCCGCCAAAAGCTTATTACAAAGCTTGGCAAGGCGAACAATCGTTCCACCGTAAGGACTTCGATGGGGCGAATCAGCATTTTCGCGAAGCGGCGGAACTCGCTCCGAACGAGCAGCGCATCCGCTATGCGGAAGCCGCTTCGCTGATTATGAAAGGCGAGTTCGAGAAAGCCCGCAGCATACTGGGCTCCGTATTTCATCCCAAGGACACGGAACTGAACGCGGCAGCAGCGTTTGCGCGTGGCACCATTGATCACGCTGAGATGCAGAATGCCATCCAACCAGTGAAGCAGGAGTTGGATAACCCTGAACATTTACCACCCCAACGGCGTGAAGAGCTTCGCAAATTAGTTTCTGACGCCATCAGGCAGACCGAGACGGCGATACGCGAATACCGCGAGGCGTTGAAACTGGATCCGAGCAAAGCGCATTACCGGCGGAGTTACGAGCTTGCAGCTCGTGACCTGCAATATCTGCGCGAGCGACTTCGTGCGCTGGAACCGCCCCCGGAACCTCAATCGGAAAAGCAGCCGAATCCGCAACAGAATCCTCAAGAGAACGAACAGAAAGAAGATAAACAACAACAACAACAGCAGCAGCAGCAGCAGCAGCAGCAGCAGCAGCAGCAGCAGCAGCAGCAAGATCAGGGCCAGTCCCATCAAGAGCAACAACCGGATCGTCGACCATCGGAAAGCCAGAAGCAGGAGCAACAACAGCCATCCGACCAACAAAAGGAAAAGCAAGACGAGTCCCAGAAAGAACAGACGTCTTCCCGCGAACCGAAGGAAGACAATCGCGCGGAAAAACAAGAAAAGAATCAGAAACCAAGTGGCAGTGAATCGAAGAGTGAAAAACCATCTACGGGCTTAGGCGAATCGGAACCGAAACCGGCAGAGATGTCCCCCGAGGACGTGAAACGATTACTGAACGCGCTCCCAGACAAAGACAAGGAAGCGATCATGCGTCTCCTGATGGGCTCTCGCCCACCACAGACCAAGGAACCGGAGCGAGACTGGTGAGAATGATGGTAGCGAGACTGCGAAACATGTATCCTCGTCTCTGGGGATGCCTTGTGATTCTCATTTGCGGAATTACATTCAGTGTAGCGGCGCAAGATTGCACCCTCAGTGCGTTTGTTGAGCCATCAAATGCCGTGGTTGGGCAATCGATCCTCTACATTTTGAAGCTCGAGTGCGCCGAAAAACCGGATGGCCCACCTGATTTGCCCCTCATTGATTCCGACTTGGGATTCAGTGATTTTCGTTCAGCAGGGACAAGTTCACAGCTTCAGATCGTGAACGGGCGGGTGTCGCAAACTTTTGAGTATCGCTACAGCTTTAGCGTCAGTCGGAAGGGGCGCTTCAAGATACCGCCTGCAAGGATCGTGGTTGGAGAACGCGAACTCAAAAGTAACGAAGTCGAGATCGTGATTGGCGACACGCCGTCTGCGCCCGCTGCAAATCTCCCGGAGGAACTCCGGGGACGGATTGCCCCACCTCAAGTTCAGGGCAATCCACGCCTCCAGAATGCCCTGTTTGGCAAGATCTTCGTGCTGGCTGTGCCAGAAACAACGAGCCCCGTGGCTGGTCAACAGTTTCTGCTGAGCTATTATCTCGGTATCGAGCAAGAGGCCCTCCAGCGGGCTGGATTCGACGTCAGTCGATTTCGGGGCGGAGGCGTAGAGGTTCCGGACTTCCAAGGTTTTGTAAAGGACGAGATTTTTCCTCTCCCCCAGCGCCTGAGTTTCCGCGAGCAAATGATTGAGGGGCGACGCTATGTTTTTGCGCCTTTATACCAAGTGGCGATTACCCCAACCCGTACAGGCAAGCTCACAATTGAACCGTTTCAGCTGAGTTTATCTTTCCCCTACCGGGGAGCAAGGCCACGACCGCTCACCGGTGGCCCATTTTTTGACGACTTCTTTGATTTTGACTTTGGTCTACTGGATTCTATCCCGATCACCGTTTCCTCAATTCCGGTCACCATCGATGTTCAGGCTCTACCGAGACCGGCGGACGGAACAAACTTTTCTGGTGCGGTGGGTGCCTTCTCGCTAAAAGCTGAACTCGACAAATCGCGCGCGAAAGCAAACGAGGATGTTGTCCGACTGCGTGTCGTTCTGGAAGGAGAGGGAAACGCCAGTGCGGCTTCGCCTCCCGTTCTTCCTCAGATCGAAGGAGTTAGCCTGCTCGAAGAACCCAAAAGCTCAAGCGAGCGACGCATTGAGAACGATAAGCTGATTTCACGCAAATCGTTCGACTACTTGCTTCGCCCTGTGAAAGAAGGCGAAGTGAGTATTCCATCGCTTGAACTCACGGTATACAACGTAAAGTCTGGACAGTATGAGACGCTGAGAACTGAGCCACTCAATCTTTTGGTCGCTCCGGGGATTGCACGACCTGCACTGGTCGCGCCGTTAGCGTCGGCGACATCCACCACGACTTCGTCCGGTGGGCTCAGCAGCGTCACTCCGCGAACGGATCTTCGTTACATCCACGACCGACCACTTCGCGTTGATAAGGGTAGGTGGATCGTCCTGCGTCGGCCTTGGATCTATGGGTCAGTGGGTCTGCCCGCGTTGTTGGTCGCCATGGCGTTTGTCTTCGGAAAACGCCGGGAGCGAATTCTGGCGGATTTGCAAGGCTACCGTCGTTCGAGGGCACGAAGTCGTGCGGAGGACGCACTTGCTTCGGCAAAACGCCGTGCTGAGAAGGCGCCCGTGGATGCCTTTGCGGCAATCGGCGATGCCTTGCGAACGTATTTTGCGGACAAACTGGGACGCGAGAGCGCGGGAGCGCTGACAGCTGAAGAGATTTTGACGCTCTTAGAGGAGCGCGGAGTAAGCCCAGAGACGCGAGCTCAACTGCGGTCCGCGTTGGAGCAGTGCGACTCCGTGCGGTACGCACCTGCTAGTGCCACAGCGGCCGATGCTAAAGCCCTCGCCCATCAGGTGGCCCAGCTCTTGGAGGAAGTGGACCAATGCTTGTGAGACGATGGCTTGCCCATGTCGTGATTTGTCTAACTCTCGTTTTCGGTATTGCCTCCGGCGCCAGCGGTGAGCCGGAACAAAGCAACTTGCAAACGACCGCATCCGTCGAACAGACGTTTCGGGAGGCAAACCAAGCATATCGAGAAAAACGTTTCTTAGAGGCGCAGCAGCTCTACGAACAGTTAGTCGAGCAAGGCATCGTTTCGGCGGACCTATTTTATAATCTTGGCACCACCTATGCGCAACTGGGAGACAGTGGACGAGCTGTGCTCTACCTTGAAAAGGCACGGCGGCTTGCGCCGAGGGACCGCGATATACAAGCCAATCTACGATTGCTCGAACCGCCGATGAACCGGGCGCACGAACGCTTGTGGCACCAACTCATGCTGAGCCTCACCTTCGATGAGTGGCTGTCGGTCTTCTTCATCGTTTACGTCGTTTGTGCCTTGTCATGGGCAGCATGGTTTTGGAGGCCGCGTGCTCAAAGGAGCCGCCTCCTCAAGGCCAGCGCCATCACCTTATCAGTAGCGGCCATCGTAGTGGGAACGTGCGCGGGAGTTAGCTATTACTACACACAAGCCACACGGTATGGCGTTGTGCTCACGCCGGGGGCGATTGTGCGTAGCGGCCCAGCCGAGCGCTTCAGTGAGCTCATCCGGGCACCAGAAGGATTGAAGCTCGGAGTTGAGACTTACCAGGACCCAGATTGGAAAGTAGTGTATTTTCCTGATGGACAGCTGGGTTACATTCGTTCGACCGATATTCAGGAGATTTAGCCTCGCCGGCTGTGCCTGTTCGAGCGTTGCTACGGTTGTTGACAACGAGGTGACAAACACTTTCGCATCGCTCTGAGTTCGAAGAAATCCTTGCTTCGAGTGGTGAATAATTTCGGAAGTTTGCCCAGTGACTTCCAGAAGAA
Coding sequences within it:
- a CDS encoding Prolipoprotein diacylglyceryl transferase, with product MKPYLSVLGLFHLPTYGMFVATGILVGTWLATRLARRAQLPEGFALDAVFYVVLAGLAGGRLTYMAIEWRATLRDPVAALFNSGGMVFLGGFFCGLAALYAYCRFKKVPFALVADVFAPAVALAHCFGRIGCLFAGCCYGAPAHGWLGHLIAIRYPRLTGPDGAITGSWPYLDHLEQGWVTTADAYSLPVYATPILEALFNLGLAAALLWLWRRRRFDGHIALVYVMAYSVARFLLEFLRGDQIRGFFGALSTSQWLSLFALAGAFAIYWRRQASARAATNNDPCNT
- a CDS encoding serine protease, Do/DeqQ family, whose amino-acid sequence is MFMRKDGLRLCVFATLLVALSGFVRADQVITRETFRNVARKVSPAVVNVKVRSNIQFSASAPSKLILPPGLGLDEGLREELERLHEQFSPYMTPRDEEEFKYARSASGVIIRPEGYIVTSNHVIEDVDPASLEVSLPDGRTFTNVELVGTDKLTDLAVLKIDGKDLPSATWGDSDKLEVGDMVVAIGNPLDFTNSVSEGIISAKHRVIRKAPIEDLLQTTAMINPGNSGGALVNLDGEVVGINMAIATSTGMWSGLGFAIPSKTARDVTDQIIAKGRVSRGYLGIEMDPLRNALARQLNYDGKYGIVVKNVNKGTPAEQAGLQRYDIIAKVNGVEIKDIDDMHRNIGTRAPGDTVELEVWRDEGGSKPVKKIIRVQLGERPTEKELAARNRAIEQPLPGKKVSPELLGLVVSVAPDKRGLIIDDVESGSPAARGGLAKGDRILQVNKQDVNSVEELRGALRKSSGEGHLFFIERDGSSAMVTISEKP
- a CDS encoding MoxR-like ATPase in aerotolerance operon, with the protein product MNSDIQAITERVKGEHPSIERVLAEIGKVIVGQKPMIERLLIGLLTNGHVLLEGVPGLAKTLAVRTLARTIRAHFQRIQFTPDLLPADLIGTLIYNQKDGTFTPRKGPIFANLILADEVNRAPAKVQSALLEAMQEHQVTIGDTTYSLPEPFLVLATQNPIEQEGTYPLPEAQVDRFMLKLRIFYPNKSEEKRILDRMTEGDGTLAGGGEKMLADPLQEFNVEPVVSTEDIMRMRGVVRQIYVDEKVKNYILDVIFATRQPAEYKLDIAPYIKYGASPRATIALTMAAKAYAFLRGRGHVTPDDVKTVAADVLRHRIILTYEAEAEDVTSEAIIRAIFEQVPVP
- a CDS encoding Foldase protein PrsA precursor; amino-acid sequence: MRRRKLRAEQPEEEQAGAPPRLRAGLYWTLLAVLVVVAVWSYDRRELKEARAHMEQATRYEQQSDYLNALKEYRAAMENPRVSRRQKAELAIKMAEIYQDQLRDDELALVYFKRAQRWYPRSIASAEIKSRITEAQKRLQSGQKDEAGAPVESASEELTLAEAPSEPLVPAPESDREGPVVARIGYDEIHAAALARLLLRQSDAEWLLQHPDDPKLDKFFDTQLERELLFRGAIAEGYHRLQAVHERLYDYQRTLLSQQYAKEVEEKAKVVTDEEVRRFWEENKKRFSSPERLVVGIIRHTTESVVLQAKERLARGEDWAKVAEAVMGPESEISKGIAGTMSADDDVVPLIGKAPDLAKALRESKEGEVLGPIQRDGTYVLISIRGRIPRKESTLDEVRGQIEVMLRSRKLSEGNKTFFEQLKKKLGFEVDARAKALVVGYAKKLKAEQEGTTVTATNDAPKTEETPAQP
- a CDS encoding BatA, which encodes MKPAWLTLFAPATEGDYFRFATPQYLWGLLAIPVLWLLFEYLDRHPRVTLRFATIQILKMARPSSGRWQSRTVRFFRILSIALCVLALARPQYGRVERKSFSEGIDIMLVLDVSGSMRSQDFVPNRLEAAKEVLKEFVANRQGDRIGLVIFAATAASLVPLTLDHVVVQQFIERVRFGLLDENSTAIGLGIMTGLKKLERSDAKSKIMILLTDGQNNAGNVDPLTAAEAARAMKVRIYTIGVGTENVPAGLFGFTAPDAGLDEKTLKEIASKTGGLYFHATDNAKLRGIYEQIDKLEKTRIESTQFDNFNELAPWFLAGALAVLILEILFATTRGMRLPL